Proteins from a genomic interval of Corynebacterium deserti GIMN1.010:
- a CDS encoding ABC transporter ATP-binding protein, which translates to MIRKLLYLARPIAKDLALSTALRLINQLCALAALVFPAWVLTITPTLSLWTISAVMAGLVLIAALCRWGEQVCGHRAAFGLLASMRIRLYDALVRRGATTSAHGSGSIMAVATRDINSIEVFFAHTIAPAITAILITAGSLIALWIIHPTALLFGLCGFAVAWLIPLLKVKKLPYGEATSRGRITQHLAEDVAGRGEIRSHGAESARMDQLRIKEHDLIQTVTAQQLNVGIRQSSNLIWPLISAALIIAFVPSSPLVAAALVLAAAPAIEAIEGFARTMPTALNSARNYFEIIDADVEIAEPSHPVALPNGPLGVGVHNVALGRGTTKLGTVNFDIPAGSHVGLVGASGSGKSTLASFVLRLADPVSGYITVGGINVTDVSLTELRTAIGLVEQRAVLFRGSVLENLRVGNPDLSEDGAREALKKASISEISLTTDALSLSGGQQQRVCVARALARNPRVLIVDEATSHQDALNQAELSATFARLEGVTVIIIAHRAASLNYVDYVIDLEAEKIP; encoded by the coding sequence GGGTTCTCACCATCACCCCCACGTTGTCCCTGTGGACCATCAGCGCAGTCATGGCAGGGCTTGTCCTCATCGCCGCACTATGCCGATGGGGCGAGCAGGTGTGCGGCCACCGGGCCGCCTTCGGGTTGCTTGCTTCCATGCGTATTAGGCTTTACGACGCCCTTGTCCGACGCGGTGCCACCACCTCTGCCCATGGAAGCGGCTCCATTATGGCCGTAGCCACCCGCGACATCAATTCAATTGAAGTCTTTTTCGCCCACACCATTGCACCTGCAATCACGGCAATACTGATTACCGCCGGGTCCCTCATTGCGCTGTGGATTATTCACCCCACAGCGTTGCTGTTCGGGCTGTGCGGATTCGCCGTCGCGTGGCTTATCCCGCTGCTTAAAGTGAAAAAACTCCCCTATGGAGAAGCCACGTCGCGTGGTCGCATCACCCAACATTTAGCTGAGGATGTTGCAGGACGTGGAGAAATTCGATCCCATGGCGCAGAATCTGCACGCATGGATCAGCTGCGAATCAAAGAGCACGACCTTATTCAGACAGTGACTGCCCAACAGCTCAACGTGGGGATTCGCCAAAGCAGTAACCTCATCTGGCCACTGATCAGTGCAGCTTTGATCATCGCATTTGTCCCTTCATCGCCACTTGTTGCAGCAGCACTAGTTCTAGCTGCAGCACCTGCCATTGAAGCAATCGAAGGCTTTGCCCGAACCATGCCCACAGCTCTCAATAGTGCTCGCAACTACTTTGAGATCATCGATGCCGATGTGGAAATCGCCGAGCCCTCACATCCAGTTGCTCTCCCCAATGGGCCTTTGGGTGTGGGAGTCCACAATGTGGCTTTGGGACGTGGCACTACGAAGCTTGGTACCGTCAACTTTGACATTCCTGCAGGTAGCCACGTTGGGCTGGTGGGTGCAAGTGGAAGTGGCAAATCAACACTGGCAAGCTTTGTGCTTCGCCTTGCTGATCCTGTATCTGGCTACATTACGGTTGGAGGAATCAACGTCACCGATGTCTCCCTCACCGAGTTGCGCACAGCTATTGGCTTGGTCGAACAACGGGCTGTGCTTTTTCGAGGCTCCGTGCTGGAGAATCTACGGGTAGGAAATCCCGACTTAAGTGAAGATGGAGCGCGTGAGGCGCTGAAGAAGGCGTCGATAAGCGAAATCTCTTTAACCACTGACGCGCTGAGCCTATCTGGCGGGCAGCAACAACGGGTATGTGTCGCGCGCGCGTTGGCGCGCAATCCTCGCGTGCTGATTGTTGATGAAGCAACGAGCCACCAAGACGCCCTCAACCAAGCTGAACTGTCCGCGACGTTTGCCCGGCTTGAAGGGGTAACAGTGATTATCATCGCTCACCGTGCCGCGAGCTTGAACTATGTGGATTATGTGATTGATCTGGAGGCAGAAAAAATCCCCTGA